One window of Quercus robur chromosome 12, dhQueRobu3.1, whole genome shotgun sequence genomic DNA carries:
- the LOC126709144 gene encoding uncharacterized protein LOC126709144 — MLNTTYLIQPLWPSTQQTLALYASGTSSCSSFSCHQRGPCPKFKNSIFFLTRCSTKPGIGSNNATNKNPAIERDSSSKSQHLAITTPNQALASTYSRGLVHDLGPKNCWDSAEIGSPVVKRYLGDNEERWYMWYHGRSDINNTSESIGLAISSDGIHWDREEEHVRSSEDAGLVMNCSKNWWAFDTDNIRPSEMVILCSQMYSAVYWLYYTGYSSEEVNLPGAPNILQNPERVHGGDKKDKSHKIGKIFNSLPGLACSQDGRHWARIEGDHHSGALLDVGSDKEWDSLFIAAPHVVVHSNNDFRMYYHSYDVENGQYALGIARSRDGIRWVKLGKIIGGGAKGSFDELGVKNACVVRNCKEGNYLMAYEGVSADGIRCIGLAVSPDGLKNWKRLQDDPVLKPSEEDGWDNKGVGSPCLIQMKGNIDKWRLYYVGVGCGGRSGIGLAVSEGSNIRKFRRWADKCKINV; from the coding sequence ATGCTGAACACAACATACCTAATCCAACCTTTATGGCCTTCTACTCAACAAACACTTGCTCTCTATGCCTCTGGCACATCTTCATGTAGCAGCTTTTCATGCCACCAAAGAGGTCCATGTCCTAAGTTTAAAAACAGCATCTTCTTTCTCACTCGGTGCTCCACAAAACCAGGCATTGGCAGCAACAATGCAACAAATAAGAATCCTGCCATTGAACGGGATTCAAGTTCAAAATCTCAACATTTGGCAATTACTACACCAAATCAAGCACTAGCATCTACTTATTCTAGAGGTCTGGTGCATGACTTGGGTCCCAAAAACTGCTGGGATAGTGCAGAGATTGGCTCACCAGTTGTGAAAAGATACCTTGGAGACAATGAGGAAAGGTGGTACATGTGGTACCATGGAAGGTCTGATATTAACAACACTTCCGAATCCATAGGATTAGCAATTTCAAGCGACGGAATCCATTGGGATAGAGAAGAAGAGCATGTTAGATCATCCGAGGATGCAGGCTTGGTGATGAATTGCAGCAAGAATTGGTGGGCTTTTGACACAGATAATATCAGGCCTTCTGAGATGGTTATTTTGTGCAGCCAAATGTACAGCGCTGTTTACTGGCTTTATTACACAGGATATAGTTCTGAAGAAGTGAACTTACCAGGAGCTCCAAACATTTTACAGAACCCAGAAAGAGTCCATGGTGGAGACAAGAAAGACAAAAGTCATAAAATTGGCAAAATTTTCAACTCACTGCCAGGGCTGGCATGTAGTCAAGATGGCAGGCACTGGGCCAGAATTGAAGGGGACCATCACAGTGGAGCTTTGTTAGATGTGGGATCAGACAAGGAGTGGGATTCTTTGTTTATTGCTGCACCTCACGTTGTAGTGCACAGCAACAATGACTTCAGGATGTATTATCATTCATATGATGTGGAAAATGGACAATATGCTCTTGGAATTGCAAGATCCAGAGATGGAATCAGATGGGTGAAACTGGGGAAGATCATTGGAGGGGGAGCAAAAGGTTCTTTTGATGAGCTTGGTGTCAAGAATGCTTGTGTGGTGAGAAACTGCAAAGAAGGAAACTATTTGATGGCATATGAGGGAGTTTCTGCAGATGGAATAAGGTGTATTGGGCTTGCAGTATCCCCAGATGGGCTGAAGAATTGGAAAAGGCTTCAAGATGACCCTGTTCTTAAGCCTTCGGAAGAAGATGGATGGGATAACAAAGGAGTGGGATCCCCATGTCTGATTCAGATGAAGGGTAATATAGATAAATGGAGATTGTATTATGTAGGCGTTGGGTGTGGAGGAAGGAGTGGGATTGGATTGGCAGTTTCAGAAGGCAGTAACATAAGAAAGTTTAGGAGATGGGCAGATAAATGTAAGATAAATGTATAG
- the LOC126709546 gene encoding cysteine and histidine-rich domain-containing protein RAR1: MEQQGVTKVRCQRIGCDAKFSEDDNPEGSCQYHASGPIFHDGSKEWSCCKKRSHDFSEFLAIPGCKTGKHTTEKPVLTKPTPSPKNPVPVPSPSSTTDASPKETCPRCRQGFFCSDHGSQAKVTNSKIDDTMDTSAPTNINVQSSPTPVKKVVDINEPQTCKNPGCGKTFKEKDNHDTACSYHPGPAVFHDRMRGWKCCDIHVKEFDEFMGIPPCTKGWHNANPSS, encoded by the exons atggagcAGCAAGGTGTTACTAAGGTTCGGTGCCAACGAATTGGGTGCGATGCCAAGTTCTCCGAGGACGACAACCCCGAAGGTTCTTGTCAATACCATGCTTCG GGA CCAATATTTCATGATGGGTCAAAAGAGTGGAGTTGTTGCAAGAAGAGAAGTCATGACTTCAGCGAATTTTTGGCGATTCCAGG ATGTAAGACAGGCAAGCACACAACTGAGAAGCCAGTGTTGACAAAGCCAACTCCTAGTCCAAAGAATCCAGTTCCTGTTCCCTCTCCAAGTTCTACAACAGATGCATCTCCAAAAGAGACTTGCCCTAGGTGCCGGCAAGGTTTCTTTTGCTCTGATCATG GTTCACAGGCTAAAGtgacaaattcaaaaatagatgacACTATGGACACATCTGCACCTACCAACATAAATGTTCAGAGCTCTCCTACTCCAGTAAAGAAGGTTGTTGATATTAATGAACCCCAAACATGCAAGAATCCTGGTTGTGGTAAGACTTTCAAGGAAAAGGATAATCATGACACTGCATGTAGTTACCATCCTGGGCCTGCTGTTTTCCACGATCGTATGAGAGGG TGGAAGTGCTGTGACATCCATGTAAAGGAATTTGACGAGTTCATGGGCATTCCGCCTTGCACCAAAGGATGGCATAATGCTAATCCATCATCTTAA